A window from Aminiphilus circumscriptus DSM 16581 encodes these proteins:
- a CDS encoding ABC transporter substrate-binding protein, producing MTIRTTARRGGAQGPPGTVRTFRLWVLLGFAILPGLLGTFGALPALAQTPVPTEEARPENALRIVDDAGRTCLLAAPAARIVSLYAGHSENLVALGAAERLVAVSRADDPALFPELPRLPAKIDAERILALAPDLVLLRPLVESLSPGAIATLERAGVAVVSLAPPEWESMPAYLEHLGLLLGVPEGSAAWRKTLAELALVSEEASRRRGAAPPVRVFLESTGRELHTCAPRSWAAHLLAVAGGENVAADLTPLREGSALAACGVERLLGYASRGLDVYLVQRGPMNDATEEEVRARPWAAGLGNARIATIPEELVSRPSLLRVTEGARVLLDLFYPKTSQE from the coding sequence ATGACCATCCGAACGACCGCACGGCGAGGTGGGGCACAAGGTCCTCCGGGAACAGTCCGAACGTTCCGGCTTTGGGTCCTCCTCGGGTTTGCGATCCTTCCGGGACTCCTCGGAACCTTCGGCGCACTTCCGGCCCTGGCACAGACACCTGTGCCGACGGAGGAGGCGCGTCCGGAGAACGCCCTCCGCATCGTGGACGACGCGGGGCGGACCTGCCTTCTGGCCGCTCCGGCAGCGCGCATCGTCTCCCTCTATGCGGGGCACAGCGAAAATCTCGTCGCCCTCGGTGCGGCGGAACGTCTCGTGGCGGTCTCCCGAGCGGACGATCCGGCGCTCTTTCCGGAGCTTCCCCGCCTTCCCGCCAAGATCGACGCGGAACGCATCCTCGCCCTGGCGCCCGACCTGGTGCTTCTGCGCCCTCTCGTGGAGAGCCTCTCGCCCGGAGCGATTGCCACGCTGGAGCGGGCGGGCGTGGCGGTGGTCTCCCTGGCGCCTCCCGAGTGGGAGAGCATGCCGGCCTACCTGGAACACCTCGGCCTGCTTTTGGGCGTTCCGGAAGGGAGCGCGGCGTGGCGCAAGACCCTCGCCGAACTCGCCCTCGTCTCGGAGGAGGCATCCCGCAGGCGGGGGGCGGCGCCGCCCGTGCGGGTTTTTCTGGAGAGCACGGGCCGGGAGCTGCACACCTGCGCGCCCCGCTCCTGGGCGGCCCACCTTCTGGCCGTGGCGGGAGGGGAGAACGTCGCCGCGGATCTCACGCCCCTCCGGGAGGGAAGCGCCCTCGCCGCCTGCGGTGTCGAGCGCCTGCTGGGCTACGCCTCCCGGGGACTCGACGTCTATCTGGTGCAGCGGGGCCCCATGAACGACGCCACGGAAGAGGAGGTGCGCGCCCGTCCCTGGGCGGCCGGACTCGGAAACGCCCGCATCGCGACGATTCCCGAAGAGCTGGTGAGCCGCCCCTCCCTGCTCCGGGTCACAGAGGGGGCGAGGGTGCTTCTCGACCTCTTTTACCCAAAGACCTCCCAAGAATGA
- a CDS encoding DVU_1551 family NTP transferase → MTTFPSSQGTFPAAPAAVLLAGGFSSRMGRCKLLLELGGISALAQAVTRLRAAGVENVVIVTGHWRQEVEAEAARLGARTAHNDRYEEGMFSSVQTGAAALPEETGAFFLLPGDTPLVKPVTYRALLAAFADATHRAGTPLESLSLVVHPLFAGERGHPPLLAGPLRKAILARTNGTLRDVLDGADVQTCSVPDASVLLDMDTPEDYRRLAAYALRESAPTDEECEALWNVADTPERVRIHCRTVAAVATRLGEALAASGVPLDLPLLRSAALLHDVQRLEKHHAEAGAAFLRAHGYGAVAALTAVHMELPASLPPVLDEANLLYLADKLVDDHRVVSLKTRIAGLETKYQGDPKALRRGRERLERASSVARLLEATLGKSPEDLLAPLETPENAPKEPGGA, encoded by the coding sequence ATGACGACGTTCCCGTCGTCGCAGGGGACGTTCCCCGCCGCTCCGGCGGCGGTGCTTCTCGCGGGAGGGTTTTCCTCCCGCATGGGGCGCTGCAAGCTGCTTCTGGAACTGGGGGGCATCTCCGCCCTGGCCCAGGCGGTGACGCGGCTCCGTGCCGCGGGGGTGGAAAACGTGGTAATCGTCACGGGACACTGGCGGCAGGAAGTCGAGGCCGAGGCGGCCCGCCTCGGCGCCCGCACCGCGCACAACGACCGCTACGAGGAGGGGATGTTCTCCTCCGTGCAGACCGGTGCGGCGGCCCTTCCGGAGGAGACCGGGGCGTTCTTCCTCCTCCCCGGCGACACCCCTCTGGTGAAACCCGTCACCTATCGGGCGCTCCTCGCGGCCTTCGCCGACGCGACACACCGGGCGGGAACACCCTTGGAGTCTCTTTCCCTCGTCGTCCATCCTCTCTTCGCGGGCGAGCGGGGACACCCTCCTCTTCTGGCGGGCCCGCTGAGGAAAGCCATCCTCGCCCGAACGAACGGAACACTCCGGGACGTGCTCGACGGAGCGGACGTACAGACCTGCTCCGTCCCCGATGCAAGCGTCCTCCTCGACATGGATACCCCCGAGGACTACCGGCGCCTCGCCGCCTACGCCCTTCGGGAATCCGCCCCCACGGACGAGGAGTGCGAGGCCCTCTGGAACGTCGCGGACACGCCCGAGCGGGTGCGCATCCACTGCCGCACCGTCGCGGCGGTGGCGACGCGACTCGGCGAGGCTCTCGCCGCCTCGGGGGTGCCGCTGGACCTTCCCCTGCTCCGGTCGGCGGCGCTGCTCCACGACGTGCAACGCCTCGAAAAGCACCACGCCGAGGCGGGCGCGGCCTTTCTGCGCGCCCACGGCTACGGCGCCGTCGCGGCTCTCACGGCGGTGCACATGGAGCTGCCCGCCTCCCTGCCTCCAGTCCTGGACGAGGCGAACCTCCTCTATCTCGCGGACAAACTCGTGGACGACCACCGCGTGGTCTCCTTAAAAACGCGCATCGCCGGCCTGGAGACGAAATACCAGGGCGACCCGAAGGCGCTGCGGCGTGGCCGGGAGCGGCTCGAACGGGCATCCTCCGTGGCGCGTCTCCTGGAGGCGACACTCGGAAAAAGCCCCGAGGACCTTCTTGCCCCGCTCGAAACACCCGAGAACGCGCCGAAAGAACCAGGAGGTGCCTGA